In Vigna unguiculata cultivar IT97K-499-35 chromosome 3, ASM411807v1, whole genome shotgun sequence, a single genomic region encodes these proteins:
- the LOC114175004 gene encoding GDSL esterase/lipase At4g16230-like: MAVLLNLIRLFIVSVLFNVSTSDELPANFVFGDSLVDVGNNNYLVSFSKANYLPNGIDFGRPTGRFTNGRTIVDIIGQELGMDLIPPYLAPTTVGPVILKGVNYASGGGGILNFTGQAFGGRLNFDAQIDNFANTRQDIIATIGVPATLDLFNRSLFSVTIGSNDFINNYLTPALSYSERESETPQSFVAKMISKFRVQLTRLFNLGARKVVVANVGPIGCIPSQRDSNLGAGYSCVSFPNQLAQLYNSQLKDLITELNSNLEGSAFAYADVYQILDDILKNYVALGFVNPNSACCRVAGRFGGLVPCGPTSKVCWDRSKYVFWDPYHPTDAANVMVAKHLLEGGSNYIWPRNIRGLLQT, translated from the exons ATGGCTGTCCTCTTGAATCTGATTCGACTTTTCATAGTCTCGGTCTTGTTTAACGTTTCAACCTCAGATGAACTCCCTGCAAATTTTGTATTCGGAGACTCCCTTGTTGACGTGGGAAACAATAACTACCTTGTTTCCTTCTCAAAGGCTAATTATTTACCCAATGGCATTGATTTTGGAAGACCAACGGGAAGGTTCACTAATGGAAGAACCATCGTGGACATCATTG GTCAGGAACTGGGTATGGATTTAATCCCACCCTATTTGGCACCCACCACGGTTGGACCAGTGATTCTGAAGGGTGTGAATTATGCTTCTGGTGGAGGTGGAATTCTAAATTTCACTGGACAAGCCTTT GGTGGTCGACTCAACTTTGATGCACAGATAGATAATTTTGCAAATACCAGACAAGACATCATAGCCACCATTGGTGTTCCTGCGACTCTCGATCTATTCAATAGGTCATTGTTTTCCGTGACGATAGGCTCAAACGATTTCATAAATAACTACCTAACTCCAGCACTCTCATATTCCGAACGGGAATCGGAGACTCCACAATCCTTTGTCGCAAAAATGATATCAAAATTCAGAGTTCAGCTCACT AGGTTGTTCAATCTGGGGGCTAGAAAAGTTGTTGTGGCGAATGTGGGGCCTATAGGGTGTATTCCAAGTCAGAGGGATTCAAACCTCGGTGCTGGATATAGCTGTGTTTCTTTCCCCAATCAGCTAGCACAGCTATATAATTCCCAACTAAAGGACCTTATTACAGAACTCAATTCAAATCTTGAGGGTTCAGCTTTTGCTTATGCAGATGTGTATCAAATTTTAGATGATATTCTCAAGAACTATGTAGCACTCG GTTTTGTTAATCCAAATTCAGCTTGTTGTCGCGTGGCTGGGCGCTTTGGTGGTCTGGTTCCGTGTGGTCCCACATCGAAAGTTTGCTGGGACAGATCAAAGTACGTGTTTTGGGACCCTTATCA